DNA from Actinomycetota bacterium:
GTGGATAGAGACTATCTCCTGGACCAATCTTAGGGGCGTGGTAGGAGATGATGCCGAAGGTTGGACAATCCCCGCCAACCAAATGCTGGTATTCAAGAATGGGCACCCCATCCCCAATGGCTGGGTCTCTCCCAAGTACCACATCCACTATGCTCAGGAGAACATCTGGGTTATCTTAAAGCCCCACTGGAGCATCCATGCTGGCAAATATGTGGGTTCCATAACCATAACCGCAACTCAAGTGTAAGTGCCACAAAAGAGGGGCAAGAGTCACTCTTCGTCCTTTCAAACTTATCTTTCAGCCTGATCTTGAGAAAACCAGCTATATTCGGTATTGTTATTCTCACCTGATAAGTATTTAATTGTGGAGCTGAATGAGTTGAAATTGACTAAGCGAAGGACAAGCATCTTCTTTACCTGGTTTGCATCTATACTTTTACTGGGAACAATTCTTATTCCCCCAGCTTATGCTGGAATGGGAGTTGTTCCCTCTAAGATTGAGCTCACCCTAGATAGGGGAGAAAGCGAAGATGTGCCACTTATCATACCCAATAACTCTCCCACGCCACTTAAAGTTTCTTTCTCCACTTGGGATTTTGCTCGAGATGAAAGGGGTATTCCCTATCCCATTGGTCCTAAAGATGTTAAAACCTTTCGGGGGTGTGGCAGTTGGGTAACTTTCGCCTCTAAAAAAATCCACGTGGATACTGGAAAAGCAGGAAAAGCTGTCTTTACTGTCACCGTTCCCCCTGATGCTGAGTTTGGCACTTATTATACTTATATCAAGGCTTTTGGAGCTCCCTCACCTCTTAAAAAAGCTGGTGTAGCCATTAACTATATAATCAATGCGTTACTTTTGGTAACGGTGGGCCGGAAAGGTGGCGTTCCCGTTCTTAAACGCTCAGCTTATTTAAAAAGCTTTTTTGTCAAACGCTTCAATTTTACCAGTCCCGTTTTGTTTACAACTAAAATTTCAAATACTGGTAATGTACATCTTAACCTCACTGGAAAGATTCAGATTAAAAAGGGCAAGGTTATTATGGAGACTATTCCCATCAAAGAATCTACTTTACTTCCCATGAACACCTTTCCTATCATCAAAGCTTGGGGGAATCCTCCGCTATTTGGTAAGTTCAAAGCGGAATTTACTGGAAATGTAGGGTTAGACAAACCTCTTACCGATCAAAAAACTTTTTGGGTAATATCCTGGAAACTGATAGTTGGAATTTTAGGGCTTTTTGTTCTATTGATCTTCCGAAAAAGTTGGAAGAAAATAAAGACACGGCTCGCCTCCCGCCGCAATTTACCAGGTTGAAGATATGAGAAACCTGGGTTCCACGATGCACCGCCATCGACGCCGATGGTTTTTTTATCCACAGCAGGATTTACATGCTACTGTCGAATATACAAAATGGAGCGCCGTGGTGAATGGTAGCAGTGAATTTGAGATTCTCTCCTCAGCCGTGACGGCTAGGAAGTCAGGTTGCTGCTTCCGCTCGATGCTGGCTCGTATGGGCTCGACGGCTGGGGAAAAGTCTCGGCATGGGTCCTCCGGAGGCGGGTCTCTCCAGGCTTAGTACCAAATTAGTACCAAACGTAGCCAAAACAGGGTAATTTAAGGTGATCTTGGGTAACTACCACTTGAGAATCTTCCCAGCTAAGGTGATGTATTAGAACCTATCGTTATCCAAGAAAATTTACCAGTTTGGGACTTGCAAGGCGGAGGTGGGTTCGAATCCCGCCATCTCCACTTTTTTATTTTTATTCTCTCTTGGATCTGGATATCTTGATCTCAAACATAATTCCACCTTTTTAACTCGCTTTTGTTTCTGCTATCATAAAGTGAATTGTAAATCTATGGGAAGGGAACGATATGTCCGACTACTACCGTTTCCTAAAAGCTTGCCGGCGTCAACCCGTCGACTGTACCCCGGTGTGGCTTATGCGACAAGCCGGCAGGTATCTCAAGGAATACAGTAAGATACGAAGCAAAGCCACTTTTTTGACCATGTGCAAAACCCCCGAATTAGCTGCGGAAGTCACCATCTTGCCCGTAGACAAACTTGGGGTGGATGCGGCAATTCTGTTCTCGGACATACTTCTTCCCCTAGAAGCTATGGGGATAGATCTAGAATTCGTCGAGGGAAAGGGACCGATCATTCACAACCCCATTCGCGATCGATTAAGCGTTGATGCTCTGTCCGTCATGTATCCTGAGGAGGAAGTCCCCTTCGTGATGGAGACCATCCGAATGGTTCGCCGCCATTTAGAGGGAAGGGTACCCCTCATAGGTTTTTCGGGAGCACCCTTTACTTTGGCCAGCTATCTCGTGGAGGGGGGACATTCCCGGAATTATATCTACACCAAGAGCATGATGTTTCAGGAACCCTCAACATACCACGCCCTTATGGATAAGCTCACCAAGGTTGTGACCTCCTATTTAAATGCCCAGATACGAGCGGGGGTCCAGGCGATTCAAATCTTCGATACCTGGGTCGAGTGTTTAAGCCCCGGCGATTACAGAGAGTATGTGATGCCCTATACTAAACGGGTCATCGATGGATTAAACCGTCAAGCAAGCGATGAATATCCCATGGATCTGAAGGATGTTCCCCTGATCCATTACGCCAGGGGTGGAGCGATGCTCCTTGAATCGATGAAGGAGGCCGGTGGAGATGTGATCGGCATTGACTGGCGCATCGATCTAGATATAGCCTGGGAACGCCTCGGTTACGATGTTGCCATCCAAGGGAACCTCGATCCAACCGTTCTTTTTGCTCCACCGGAGGAAATCGAAAGGCGAGTCAAGGATATTTTAAATCGAGCGGGCAATAGACCGGGACATATCTTCAATCTCGGTCACGGCGTTTTGCCACAGACACCGGTAGAGCACGTCATCTTCATGGTGGAGGCAGTCCACGAGTACAGCAAAAGGCTGTGAAGAGTCGAATGTCGAATGTCGAAAGCCGAGAACCAAAAATAGGTGTTCTTCTCCTGGGTTTCGGGGCCCCGGACAGCCTTGAAGCGGTTGAACCCTTTTTATATAACATCCTTTCCTCTCGTGGGGAGATTTCCCCGCTCGATTTCAAGAGGCGATTCGAGGAGGTTATCCAACGTTATAGGGAGATTGGCGGGCGCTCGCCCCTTCTTGATATCACGAGAGAGCAGGCGCAGGCACTCGAGAAGCGACTAAACATGGGAGATCGTGGTTTAAAGGTTTATATCGCCATGCGTCATTGGCATCCCTACATTCGGGATAAGGTTAAAGACATCATCGGCGATGGTATCAAACGCGTTGTCGTTCTCAGTCTCTCTCCCCAGTACACCAGGATGACCACGGGCTCAAACATTGAGGAATTGAAACGGGTTCTCTCCGATCTCAAAGCCGATCTTGAAGTCACTTACATCGAGAGCTGGCATGACTCACCTTTTTATCTCGATGCCCTGGCGGAGAAAGTCAAGGAGGGATTGGCTTGGTTTCCCGAGGAGCACCGCGAAAAAGTCCAGGTGATTTTCAGCGCTCATAGCTTGCCCAGGAGGCTCATCAGATGCGGAGATCCCTATTTAGAACACTTGAAAGCCACAATTGCCGGAGTTTTGGAGCGCATTGGTCCGATACCATGGCATCTGGCGTTC
Protein-coding regions in this window:
- the hemH gene encoding ferrochelatase; the encoded protein is MSNVESREPKIGVLLLGFGAPDSLEAVEPFLYNILSSRGEISPLDFKRRFEEVIQRYREIGGRSPLLDITREQAQALEKRLNMGDRGLKVYIAMRHWHPYIRDKVKDIIGDGIKRVVVLSLSPQYTRMTTGSNIEELKRVLSDLKADLEVTYIESWHDSPFYLDALAEKVKEGLAWFPEEHREKVQVIFSAHSLPRRLIRCGDPYLEHLKATIAGVLERIGPIPWHLAFQSRGGPGEWLEPEIDSVLDRLAKEGSREVLVVPISFISDNVEILYDIDIELRKRAESKGITKFHRAPSLNASPRFIEALTRIVLEHLSKKG
- the hemE gene encoding uroporphyrinogen decarboxylase, with the protein product MSDYYRFLKACRRQPVDCTPVWLMRQAGRYLKEYSKIRSKATFLTMCKTPELAAEVTILPVDKLGVDAAILFSDILLPLEAMGIDLEFVEGKGPIIHNPIRDRLSVDALSVMYPEEEVPFVMETIRMVRRHLEGRVPLIGFSGAPFTLASYLVEGGHSRNYIYTKSMMFQEPSTYHALMDKLTKVVTSYLNAQIRAGVQAIQIFDTWVECLSPGDYREYVMPYTKRVIDGLNRQASDEYPMDLKDVPLIHYARGGAMLLESMKEAGGDVIGIDWRIDLDIAWERLGYDVAIQGNLDPTVLFAPPEEIERRVKDILNRAGNRPGHIFNLGHGVLPQTPVEHVIFMVEAVHEYSKRL